In Curtobacterium sp. MCPF17_002, one genomic interval encodes:
- a CDS encoding exodeoxyribonuclease VII small subunit, producing the protein MSSQQEPEQSDVRSLSYEAARDELVRVVAELEQGSATLERSLSLWERGEALAARCEEWLVGARARLDAARAASESEDGAPR; encoded by the coding sequence GTGTCATCCCAGCAGGAACCCGAGCAGTCCGACGTCCGGTCACTGAGCTACGAGGCCGCGCGCGACGAACTCGTGCGCGTCGTCGCCGAGCTCGAGCAGGGCTCCGCGACGCTCGAACGCTCCCTGTCGCTGTGGGAGCGCGGCGAAGCACTGGCCGCCCGGTGCGAAGAGTGGCTCGTCGGCGCACGCGCACGGCTCGACGCCGCCCGTGCCGCCTCCGAGTCCGAGGACGGCGCACCCCGATGA
- the xseA gene encoding exodeoxyribonuclease VII large subunit yields MAIEQGPPTADNPWPVALLGAKLRDWIDRLGTAWVEGEITQWNVAGGNVYGKLKDVEVDATVSFSIWSSVRTRVPADIKQGDRVVAAVKPNYWVKGGSLTMQVVEMKHVGLGDLLERLERLRRTLADEGLFDPARKKRLPFLPHRIGLITGKDSDAEKDVKRNAQLRWPQVEFRTIHTAVQGERTVAEVTAAILELDADPDVDVIIVARGGGDFQNLLGFSDEGLVRAAAGSATPIVSAIGHEADRPILDEVADLRASTPTDAAKRVVPDVAEELANVRAARARLGLRLSHMLSVEADRIAALRSRPALASTAWLVDTRAEEVARDLSRAREMLDRRLERSHADVGHLTARLRSLSPRDTLRRGYAIVQTTDGGVVRSSEDLVGATPVHVTLGAGTATGTLEPDGPGPDGA; encoded by the coding sequence ATGGCGATCGAACAGGGACCACCGACGGCCGACAACCCGTGGCCCGTCGCGCTGCTCGGCGCGAAGCTGCGGGACTGGATCGACCGGCTCGGCACCGCCTGGGTCGAGGGCGAGATCACCCAGTGGAACGTCGCAGGCGGCAACGTCTACGGCAAGCTCAAGGACGTCGAGGTCGACGCCACGGTGTCGTTCTCGATCTGGTCGAGCGTCCGCACCCGGGTGCCCGCGGACATCAAGCAGGGCGACCGCGTCGTCGCTGCGGTCAAGCCGAACTACTGGGTCAAGGGCGGCTCGCTGACGATGCAGGTCGTCGAGATGAAGCACGTCGGCCTCGGCGACCTGTTGGAACGGCTCGAGCGGCTGCGGCGGACCCTCGCCGACGAAGGCCTGTTCGACCCGGCCCGCAAGAAGCGCCTGCCGTTCCTGCCGCACCGGATCGGACTCATCACCGGCAAGGACTCCGACGCCGAGAAGGACGTCAAGCGGAACGCGCAACTGCGCTGGCCGCAGGTCGAGTTCCGGACGATCCACACGGCCGTGCAGGGTGAACGGACCGTCGCCGAGGTCACCGCCGCCATCCTCGAGCTCGATGCCGACCCGGACGTCGACGTCATCATCGTCGCGCGCGGCGGTGGCGACTTCCAGAACCTGCTCGGCTTCAGCGACGAGGGACTCGTCCGTGCCGCGGCGGGTTCGGCCACGCCGATCGTGTCGGCGATCGGGCACGAGGCGGACCGGCCGATCCTCGACGAGGTCGCCGACCTCCGCGCCTCGACCCCGACCGACGCGGCGAAGCGGGTGGTCCCCGACGTCGCCGAGGAACTCGCGAACGTCCGCGCCGCGCGGGCACGACTCGGGCTCCGGCTGTCCCACATGCTCTCGGTCGAGGCCGACCGGATCGCCGCGCTGCGTTCCCGGCCCGCCCTCGCGTCCACCGCGTGGCTCGTCGACACCCGCGCCGAAGAGGTGGCGCGGGACCTCTCACGCGCCCGGGAGATGCTCGACCGGCGGCTCGAGCGATCCCACGCCGACGTCGGGCACCTCACCGCCCGGCTGCGGTCGCTGTCGCCGCGGGACACGCTGCGCCGCGGGTACGCCATCGTGCAGACGACGGACGGCGGGGTCGTGCGCAGCTCGGAGGACCTGGTCGGTGCGACGCCCGTGCACGTCACGCTCGGAGCGGGGACGGCGACGGGGACGCTCGAGCCGGACGGGCCGGGGCCAGACGGGGCGTGA
- a CDS encoding DUF4245 domain-containing protein: protein MTDPDGRPIVAELGRPETAEETWARKDAARTARRQHQTAFNLVIALIASLGIVLFLVAVVVRPDTTVVDRAVDYRQVASQAKVPGVTLAAPALPEGYSSNRADYKDKTSDGVSVWTVGLITPDKQYIGLQQGIKANDTWVSNQLDQHAATGTRTIAGTKWTVYDRRAEGDDAGNQAYSLVSTFGTSTVVLSGTANASSFRTVATAVSKQFTS from the coding sequence ATGACCGACCCCGACGGCCGGCCGATCGTCGCCGAACTCGGTCGTCCCGAAACGGCAGAGGAAACCTGGGCCCGGAAGGACGCCGCTCGCACGGCTCGGCGGCAGCACCAGACGGCGTTCAACCTCGTCATCGCGCTGATCGCCTCGCTCGGCATCGTGCTGTTCCTCGTCGCGGTCGTCGTCCGACCCGACACGACGGTCGTCGACCGAGCGGTGGACTACCGCCAGGTGGCGTCGCAGGCGAAGGTGCCGGGCGTCACGCTCGCCGCACCCGCCCTGCCCGAGGGGTACTCGTCGAACCGTGCCGACTACAAGGACAAGACGAGCGACGGCGTGAGCGTCTGGACCGTCGGCCTGATCACCCCCGACAAGCAGTACATCGGGCTGCAGCAGGGCATCAAGGCGAACGACACCTGGGTCTCGAACCAGCTCGACCAGCACGCGGCCACCGGCACGCGCACGATCGCCGGCACGAAGTGGACCGTGTACGACCGCCGTGCCGAGGGTGACGACGCCGGCAACCAGGCGTACTCGCTCGTGTCCACGTTCGGCACGAGCACCGTCGTCCTGTCCGGCACCGCGAACGCGTCGTCGTTCCGCACGGTCGCGACGGCGGTCAGCAAGCAGTTCACGAGCTGA
- a CDS encoding carbonic anhydrase — MPDRAAFTPSDALRLLVEGNARFASDKRRTGRIDPDRRTELTGSQAPFATVLGCSDSRVPFEHVFDAGIGDLFAIRNAGQIVDDVVLGSIEFAVVALGTPLVVVLRHTRCGAVAAARSGEPVPAPHLQALVDAIAPSVERVRAVHADVPQESVGAAHLEATLRQVIERSGAVSHAIAEGRLAVVGATYDLSTGEVAIDTVVGQA; from the coding sequence ATGCCCGACCGCGCCGCCTTCACCCCGTCCGACGCCCTCCGTCTGCTCGTCGAGGGCAACGCACGGTTCGCCTCGGACAAGCGCCGCACCGGCCGGATCGACCCCGACCGCCGCACCGAGCTGACGGGCTCGCAGGCGCCGTTCGCGACCGTCCTCGGCTGCTCCGACTCGCGCGTGCCGTTCGAGCACGTCTTCGACGCCGGCATCGGTGACCTCTTCGCCATCCGGAACGCCGGTCAGATCGTCGACGACGTCGTGCTCGGGTCGATCGAGTTCGCCGTGGTGGCGCTCGGCACCCCCCTCGTCGTCGTGCTCCGCCACACCCGGTGTGGTGCCGTCGCGGCCGCACGCTCCGGCGAGCCCGTCCCCGCCCCGCACCTGCAGGCCCTCGTGGACGCCATCGCCCCGAGCGTCGAGCGCGTCCGCGCCGTCCACGCCGATGTGCCGCAGGAATCGGTCGGGGCCGCACACCTCGAGGCCACCCTGCGCCAGGTGATCGAACGCTCCGGCGCAGTCTCCCACGCGATCGCCGAGGGTAGATTGGCCGTCGTCGGCGCGACCTACGACCTCTCCACGGGCGAGGTCGCCATCGACACCGTCGTGGGCCAGGCCTGA
- a CDS encoding alpha/beta hydrolase, producing the protein MTDLPAGATWYPAPTTPAPTAPITTTLAPTAPTAPTAPTPDRPSLALVLPGGGYRHHAPHEGEGYARWLNTLGISAVVFTYPVAPHRHPEAVVATRTLLRDLRTGVHTGLPSDPRVLLIGSSAGGHLATLVSNAPTPDERAVSDVDDRPDATLLCYPVVSMTDHPHRGSVDSLLGKGSTVWAQSALDGEELVDDRTPPTFVWHTAEDAVVHVTHSLAYGRALARHLVPFELHVFERGEHGIGLAEGAGTAAAWPGAAERWLRERGW; encoded by the coding sequence ATGACGGACCTGCCCGCCGGTGCGACCTGGTACCCGGCCCCGACGACCCCGGCCCCGACGGCCCCGATCACGACGACCCTGGCCCCGACGGCCCCGACGGCCCCGACGGCCCCGACCCCCGACCGGCCGTCCCTCGCCCTCGTCCTGCCCGGCGGCGGCTACCGGCACCACGCCCCGCACGAGGGCGAGGGCTACGCCCGCTGGCTGAACACCCTCGGGATCTCCGCCGTCGTCTTCACCTACCCGGTCGCACCGCACCGCCACCCGGAGGCGGTGGTGGCGACCAGGACGCTCCTCCGTGACCTGCGTACCGGGGTCCACACGGGCCTCCCGTCCGACCCACGCGTCCTGCTGATCGGGTCGTCGGCGGGCGGCCACCTCGCCACCCTCGTCTCCAACGCGCCGACGCCGGACGAACGTGCGGTGTCGGACGTCGACGACCGGCCCGACGCGACCCTCCTCTGCTACCCGGTGGTCTCGATGACCGACCACCCGCACCGGGGGAGCGTCGACAGTCTGCTGGGCAAGGGGTCGACGGTGTGGGCGCAGTCCGCACTCGACGGCGAGGAGCTCGTCGACGACCGCACACCACCGACCTTCGTGTGGCACACGGCGGAGGACGCCGTCGTCCACGTGACGCACTCCCTCGCGTACGGACGGGCGCTCGCGCGGCACCTGGTGCCGTTCGAACTGCACGTCTTCGAGCGGGGCGAGCACGGCATCGGCCTCGCCGAGGGGGCCGGCACGGCGGCCGCCTGGCCCGGCGCAGCCGAGCGCTGGCTGCGCGAACGCGGCTGGTGA